A part of Hypomesus transpacificus isolate Combined female unplaced genomic scaffold, fHypTra1 scaffold_288, whole genome shotgun sequence genomic DNA contains:
- the LOC124463495 gene encoding succinate receptor 1-like codes for MESGCRHIDGLLKHYYLSPCYAIQFALGFPSNLLVVFGYIFCLPKWESINVYLFNLAVSDLIFLCTLPRLSYLYANDQSESSPYLCIVNRYILHVNLYSSILFMVWVSVDRLLRVRYPSCQHFLLGRGVSLGMSGLSWALVNLQVAPLVVLMVHDQHQRNWSSCQDFGSLRSEHSVLAYSLVLTLSGYLLPLLGLLLSSLCIARILRVQQGALASSQPHSYRRPLRVVTAVAVVFLVLYTPYHVMRNVRIASTKLWEEPGACTRMYVEAGYILTRPLAFMHSVINPLFYFLMGDRFRELLWAKLRGLGRRLGRYRV; via the exons ATG gagTCAGGCTGTCGACACATCGATGGTCTGCTGAAGCATTACTACCTGTCTCCATGCTACGCCATCCAGTTTGCCCTCGGTTTCCCCAGCAACCTGCTGGTGGTCTTCGGTTACATCTTCTGCCTCCCGAAGTGGGAGAGCATCAACGTGTACCTGTTCAACCTGGCCGTGTCTGACCTGATCTTCCTGTGCACCCTGCCCCGCCTCTCCTACCTGTACGCCAACGACCAATCAGAGAGCAGCCCTTACCTCTGCATCGTCAACCGCTACATCCTCCACGTCAACCTGTACTCGTCCATCCTGTTCATGGTGTGGGTGAGCGTTGACCGCCTCCTCCGCGTACGCTACCCGTCTTGCCAGCACTTCCTGCTGGGTCGTGGGGTGTCGCTGGGCATGTCGGGGCTGAGCTGGGCGCTGGTCAACCTCCAGGTGGCTCCCCTGGTGGTGCTGATGGTCCACGACCAGCACCAGAGGAACTGGAGCAGCTGCCAGGACTTTGGATCCCTGCGTTCAGAGCACAGCGTCCTAGCCTACAGCCTGGTGCTCACGCTGAGCGGCTACCTGCTGCCCCTGCTGGgcttgctcctctcctccctctgcatcGCCAGGATCCTCCgcgtccagcagggggcgctggcCAGCAGCCAGCCCCACTCGTACCGCCGGCCCCTGCGCGTGGTCACGGCGGTGGCCGTGGTCTTCCTGGTGCTCTACACGCCGTATCACGTGATGAGGAACGTCCGGATCGCGTCCACCAAGCTGTGGGAGGAGCCGGGGGCGTGTACCAGGATGTACGTGGAGGCGGGGTACATCCTGACCAGGCCGCTGGCCTTCATGCACAGCGTCATCAACCCGCTGTTCTACTTCCTCATGGGGGACCGCTTTCGAGAGCTGCTCTGGGCCAAGCTCAGGggcctggggaggaggctgggacgCTACAGGGTGTAG